The window TTATCTCCTTCACGTAAAAAACGAGGTGCATTTGGTACAACCATTAACTCTTTTTGCGTTACTGCTTTTAATGTTTTAGTTGCCGATTGCAATGTTTTTGTATGTG of the Tenacibaculum todarodis genome contains:
- a CDS encoding alpha-2-macroglobulin family protein yields the protein MSFKFTAPEALTRWKLQLLAHTKTLQSATKTLKAVTQKELMVVPNAPRFLREGDKIIFSSKISNLTEKY